The Solea senegalensis isolate Sse05_10M linkage group LG9, IFAPA_SoseM_1, whole genome shotgun sequence genome has a segment encoding these proteins:
- the polr3glb gene encoding RNA polymerase III subunit GL b gives MAGRGRGRRAMTFSVDAVGISRGESLPPSMQQPTPVFPVMEHKPLPLAVGEEAEYLLALKQEFRGAMKSLPCFIQPAAARRDVERYSDKYHSSELTDSLVEWTPDWRRVPRELRVHVRKAHRDGVSVSVSDRVQSGQKKKLMKEKEVLLKLETLEKKEEQASSEDEGEEKKKKKEEEEEEPEEEEYDEEEFEEETDYIMSYFDNGEEFGGDSEDNMDEAVY, from the exons ATGGCAGGTCGGGGTCGAGGTCGGAGAGCGATGACGTTCAGTGTCGACGCCGTTGGCAtcagcagaggagagagtttACCTCCGTCCATGCAGCAGCCCACACCTGTGTTTCCT GTGATGGAGCATAAGCCCCTCCCCCTGGCAGTTGGGGAGGAGGCGGAGTATCTGTTGGCTCTCAAACAGGAGTTCAGAGGAGCTATGAAGAGTTTACCCTGCTTCATCCAGCCAGCAGCTGCacgcagag ATGTAGAAAGATACTCAGACAAATATCACAGCAGTGAACTGACGGACAGCCTGGTGGAATGGACTCCAG ACTGGAGGAGGGTTCCCAGAGAACTCAGAGTTCACGTCAGAAAAGCTCACAGAGACG gtgtctcagtcagtgtctcagACAGAGTTCAGAgtggacagaagaagaaactgatgaaggagaaggaggttCTGCTCAAACTGGAG ACtctggagaagaaggaggagcaggCGAGTTCAGAGGACgagggggaggagaagaagaagaagaaagaggaggaagaggaggagcctgaaGAAGAGGAGTATGATGAAGAAGAGTTTGAGGAG GAAACGGATTACATCATGTCCTACTTTGACAACGGAGAAGAGTTTGGAGGAGACAGTGAGGACAACATGGACGAGGCTGTTTACTGA
- the LOC122774139 gene encoding immunoglobulin superfamily DCC subclass member 3-like, protein MKMLWIHRRTTMLMMMLCCSGVGGASELSFLTEPSDVIAVRDRPLMLDCQVEGEAPISITWRRNGVPVATGTRAVLLGNGTLLIRNFSKRRETNETGAGEYDCAAQNRYGLIISRKARVQLASLPKFMSHPQSVAVDEGGVARLTCQVNGIPEANITWQRDQRPLSTDNPRFTLLPNGVLQISSVQRIDAGLFRCIASNIANTRFSNEAQLSVTVAGSRYQEPTILSGPQNLTITVHQTAILECIASGNPRPIVSWSRLDGRSIGVEGVQVLGTGNLMISDASLQHSGVYVCSANRPGSRARRTALGRLVVQAPPEFVQWPQSVSRAAGGSAVFSCTAAGVPEPHLIWLKNGKLLTPSGNVKLTNGNTTLAVTRITAEDEAIYQCIAENGAGTNQASARLAITEGAELPQAPAGIRAVPLSSSSLRVTWDTPTEHGGQNVIGYVLHIRRLGEVDSAEVQEAVSKNTFTHDFNDLEAATTFTIFLKAYSAQGGSRRSTAVIATTMGGVPPPPTFFTKVLNQTALQVYWELPSKPGQLEGFRLEYRGVSTPDIQGQEVFPGHINTHTVSHLEPAAVYEIQLVAFNGNGDSLSNRRLVSLEDGGNTAAAGVSCNCDQSRDSMSTLLIVVHSSFACVLCCLLFILLVHRRRKSASWETPPTLKGVRGSKGQTPESIELSQRCDSTPPPVMVMVDPTSPVQSGTG, encoded by the exons ATGAAGATGCTGTGGATTCACAGAAGGACCAccatgctgatgatgatgctctgCTGCTCAG gtgtgggcggagcctcagAGCTGTCCTTCCTCACAGAGCCCAGTGATGTCATTGCAGTGAGGGACCGCCCCCTGATGCTTGACTGTCAGGTTGAAGGGGAGGCGCCTATCTCCATCACCTGGAGGCGGAATGGTGTTCCCGTGGCGACTGGAACGAGGGCAGTGTTGCTCGGTAACGGAACTCTGCTCATTCGAAACTTCTCCAAGAGACGAGAGACTAACGAGACGGGCGCCGGCGAGTATGACTGCGCTGCACAGAACCGCTACGGCCTGATCATCAGCCGCAAGGCCCGCGTCCAGCTAGCAT ctctGCCCAAGTTCATGTCCCACCCACAGTCTGTTGCTGTGGATGAAGGGGGTGTGGCCAGACTCACTTGTCAGGTAAACGGAATCCCAGAGGCAAACATCACATGGCAGAGAGACCAACGCCCACTTTCCACAGACAACCCCAg GTTCACGCTGCTTCCTAACGGTGTCCTGCAGATCAGCAGCGTTCAGAGAATAGACGCCGGTTTGTTTCGCTGCATCGCCTCAAACATAGCAAACACTCGATTTAGCAACGAGGCACAGCTGTCCGTCACTG TTGCAGGGTCCAGATACCAGGAGCCCACCATCCTGTCTGGACCTCAGAACCTCACAATCACCGTCCACCAGACGGCCATCTTGGAGTGCATCGCGTCAGGAAACCCCCGCCCCATCGTTTCCTGGAGTCGCCTTG aTGGACGTTCCATCGGAGTGGAGGGGGTCCAGGTTCTGGGGACAGGAAACCTGATGATCTCTGACGCGTCTCTGCAACATTCAGGAGTTTACGTTTGTTCAGCGAACAGACCGGGCAGCCGAGCGAGGAGGACGGCACTCGGACGACTCGTCGTACAAG ctcctccagagTTTGTGCAGTGGCCTCAGTCTGTCTCcagagcagcagggggcagtgcaGTCTTCAGTTGTACAGCAGCTGGTGTCCCTGAACCTCACCTCATCTGGCTGAAGAACGGGAAACTGCTGACGCCAAGCGGCAACGTCAAACTCACCAACGGCAACAC gaCACTCGCCGTCACCCGCATCACGGCCGAGGATGAGGCCATCTACCAGTGCATCGCAGAGAACGGCGCAGGGACCAACCAGGCCAGCGCCCGCCTCGCCATCactgagggggcggagctaccGCAGGCCCCCGCCGGCATCAGGGCCGTGCCCCTCAGCTCCAGCAGCCTGCGGGTGACCTGGGACACGCCCACAGAGCACGGAGGCCAGAACGTCATCGGATATGTCCTGCACATACGGAGACTGGGTG AGGTGGACAGTGCTGAGGTCCAGGAGGCCGTCAGTAAAAACACGTTCACTCACGACTTCAACGACCTTGAAGCAGCGACGACCTTCACCATCTTCCTGAAGGCGTACTCAGCCCAGGGAGGAAGTCGCCGCTCTACCGCCGTCATTGCCACCACCATGGGAGGAG TCCCGCCTCCTCCCACCTTCTTCACTAAGGTTCTGAACCAGACTGCATTGCAGGTTTACTGGGAACTCCCCAGTAAACCTGGACAGCTGGAaggattcagattggaataccGCGGAGTTTCCACTCCTGACATTCAGGGACAGGAAGTCTTCCCAggacacatcaacacacacaccgtctccCACCTGG agcCTGCAGCCGTGTATGAGATCCAGCTGGTGGCGTTTAACGGAAACGGAGACAGTCTGTCCAACCGTCGCTTGGTTTCTCTGGAAGATGGAGGAAACACCGCAGCAG CTGGTGTCAGCTGTAACTGTGACCAGTCACGTGACTCCATGTCCACTCTTCTGATCGTCGTTCACAGCAGCTTCGCTTGTGTCCTCTGCTGTCTGCTCTTCATCCTGCTGGTCCACAGACGCAG AAAGTCGGCGAGCTGGgagactccgcccacactgaAAGGTGTCAGAGGTTCTAAAGGTCAAACACCTGAGAGCATTGAGCTCAGCCAG AGATGTGACTCCACCCCTCCTCCAGTGATGGTCATGGTTGATCCAACTTCACCTGTCCAGTCAGGCACTGGATAA
- the LOC122774140 gene encoding gonadotropin-releasing hormone II receptor-like, translating to MSGNWSILRLSSMAPPSSGIAPPPPNTSQYTPLSDWEAPTFTLAAQFRVGATLLLFLFAACSNLALLASVWCGRGRRLASHLRPLMLSLASADLMMTFVVMPLDAAWNVTVQWFGGDALCKLLCFLKLFAMYSSAFILVVISLDRQHAILHPLDALSARHRNRRMLLLAWSLSLLLASPQLFVFRTVSVDDVDFTQCASHGSFGRRWQETLYNMFHFTSLYVLPLLVMSCCYSRILLHIHRQHLRETAGESYLRRSGTDIIPKARMKTLKMTVVIVLSFIVCWTPYYLLGIWYWFQPDMLRVTPEYVHHALFLFGNLNTCCDPVIYGFYTPSFRADLAACCRHHRRRTTSSVHASPPRPHRQRGSESEPAPNNQTGH from the exons ATGTCTGGTAATTGGTCCATCCTGAGATTGTCATCAATGGCTCCACCCAGCAGTGGAATAGCTCCACCCCCTCCCAACACCTCGCAGTATACCCCGCTCTCAGACTGGGAGGCTCCCACTTTCACTCTGGCTGCTCAGTTCCGTGTCGGCGCCACCTTgctcctcttcctgtttgcagccTGCAGTAATCTGGCCCTATTGGCCAGCGTGTGGTGTGGGCGGGGCCGGCGGCTGGCGTCTCATTTGCGGCCTCTGATGCTAAGCCTGGCATCGGCTGACCTGATGATGACGTTTGTGGTGATGCCTCTGGATGCAGCATGGAATGTGACGGTGCAGTGGTTCGGAGGAGACGCGCTCTGTAAACTGCTCTGCTTCCTGAAGCTGTTTGCCATGTATAGCTCCGCCTTCATCCTGGTGGTCATCAGCCTGGACCGCCAGCACGCCATCCTGCACCCGCTGGATGCTCTGAGTGCTCGCCACAGGAACCGACGCATGCTCCTGCTGGCCTGGAGCCTCAGTCTGCTGCTGGCATCACCGCAG ctgTTTGTCTTCAGGACTGTCTCTGTGGACGATGTGGACTTCACTCAGTGTGCGTCTCACGGCAGTTTTGGCCGTCGCTGGCAGGAAACTCTTTATAACATGTTTCACTTCACGTCTCTGTACGtgctccccctgctggtgaTGAGCTGCTGCTACAGTCGGATCTTGCTGCACATTCACCGTCAGCACCTGAGGGAGACAG CTGGGGAGTCGTACCTGCGACGCAGCGGCACCGACATCATCCCGAAGGCTCGGATGAAGACTTTGAAAATGACGGTGGTCATCGTGCTGTCATTCATTGTGTGCTGGACGCCGTATTACCTGCTGGGGATCTGGTACTGGTTCCAGCCCGACATGCTGCGTGTCACGCCCGAGTACGTTCACCACGCCCTCTTCCTGTTTGGGAACCTGAACACCTGCTGTGACCCCGTCATCTACGGCTTCTACACGCCGTCCTTCAGAGCCGACCTCGCTGCCTGCTGCcgccaccaccgccgccgcacGACCAGCAGCGTCCACGCCTCGCCACCGCGTCCACACCGCCAGAGAGGGTCAGAGTCTGAGCCGGCCCCCAACAACCAGACCGGACACTGA